A genome region from Chengkuizengella sp. SCS-71B includes the following:
- a CDS encoding bifunctional 3,4-dihydroxy-2-butanone-4-phosphate synthase/GTP cyclohydrolase II, whose translation MGDQIKLDKIEEAIYDLMLGKVVIVVDDEDRENEGDFIALADKATPEVINFMITEGRGLVCVPVTQERAQKLDLQPMVEQNTDFHGTAFTVSVDHTDTTTGISAHERSRTIKAMIDPKSKPQDFRRPGHIFPLVAKNGGVLRRAGHTEASIDLARLCGASPAAVICEVIKEDGTMARLPDLKKIAEKFDLKLITIKDLIRYRNAKEQLVNREVEVKMPTDFGMFKAVAYSNLVDQKEHVALVKGNIDSDQPVMVRVHSECLTGDVFHSHRCDCGSQLAAALKQIHDEGSGILLYMRQEGRGIGLINKLKAYELQEQGLDTVDANLKLGFAPDLRDYGIGAQILKDLGVRKIRLLTNNPRKITGLEGYGMEVVERIPLQIEENEDNTNYLHTKQSKLGHLLKF comes from the coding sequence ATGGGAGATCAGATCAAATTAGATAAAATTGAAGAAGCGATATATGACTTAATGTTAGGTAAAGTAGTGATTGTAGTGGATGATGAAGATCGTGAGAATGAGGGAGATTTTATCGCTCTAGCTGATAAAGCAACACCAGAGGTCATTAATTTTATGATTACAGAAGGAAGAGGTTTAGTCTGTGTACCTGTTACACAAGAAAGAGCGCAGAAGTTAGATTTACAGCCAATGGTGGAGCAGAACACAGATTTTCACGGCACTGCTTTTACAGTCTCTGTGGATCACACAGATACAACTACTGGAATCTCTGCACATGAAAGGTCAAGAACGATTAAAGCTATGATTGACCCTAAGTCTAAACCACAAGATTTCCGCAGACCAGGTCATATTTTTCCATTGGTTGCTAAAAATGGAGGAGTATTAAGAAGAGCAGGTCATACTGAAGCTTCTATTGATTTAGCACGATTATGCGGAGCATCACCAGCTGCTGTTATTTGTGAGGTGATTAAAGAAGATGGCACTATGGCTAGGTTACCAGATTTGAAAAAGATTGCAGAGAAATTTGACCTAAAATTAATTACAATTAAAGATCTTATTAGATATCGGAATGCTAAGGAACAGCTCGTAAATCGTGAGGTAGAAGTGAAAATGCCAACTGATTTTGGTATGTTTAAAGCGGTAGCTTATTCAAATCTTGTAGATCAAAAAGAACATGTCGCATTAGTTAAAGGAAATATTGATAGTGATCAACCGGTTATGGTTCGTGTCCATTCCGAGTGTTTAACTGGTGATGTATTTCATTCACATCGTTGTGATTGTGGATCACAGCTTGCAGCAGCACTGAAACAAATTCATGATGAAGGTTCGGGCATTCTTTTATATATGAGACAGGAAGGTCGCGGCATTGGATTAATAAATAAATTAAAAGCTTATGAACTACAAGAACAAGGGTTGGATACAGTGGATGCTAATCTGAAACTAGGTTTTGCTCCTGATTTGAGAGATTATGGAATAGGGGCACAGATTTTAAAGGATCTCGGGGTTAGAAAAATTCGTTTATTAACAAACAATCCAAGAAAAATCACAGGATTAGAAGGATATGGGATGGAAGTTGTCGAACGTATACCTTTACAAATAGAAGAAAATGAGGATAACACTAATTATTTGCATACGAAACAAAGTAAATTAGGACATTTATTAAAATTTTAA
- the ribE gene encoding 6,7-dimethyl-8-ribityllumazine synthase, translating to MAHIYEGHLVSEGLKYGIVVGRFNEFITSKLLSGALDALKRHGVKEEEIEVAWVPGAFEIPLIAQKMAQTNKYDAVITLGTVIRGSTPHFDYVCSEVSKSVSSINLKTGVPTIFGVLTTDSIEQAVERAGTKAGNKGWEAAATAIEMANLSKQFEG from the coding sequence ATGGCACATATATATGAAGGACATTTAGTATCTGAAGGTTTAAAATATGGGATAGTAGTAGGGCGTTTCAATGAATTCATTACCTCTAAATTATTATCTGGAGCTCTTGATGCTCTTAAGAGACATGGAGTAAAAGAAGAGGAAATTGAAGTTGCATGGGTTCCGGGTGCATTTGAAATTCCCCTAATTGCTCAAAAGATGGCACAAACGAACAAATATGATGCAGTCATAACTTTAGGTACAGTTATTCGCGGGTCTACTCCACATTTTGATTATGTTTGTAGTGAAGTATCAAAAAGTGTTTCTTCAATTAACTTAAAAACAGGTGTACCTACGATTTTTGGTGTACTTACAACTGATTCAATAGAGCAAGCTGTAGAGAGAGCAGGAACAAAAGCAGGGAATAAAGGTTGGGAAGCTGCTGCAACAGCCATAGAAATGGCTAACTTAAGTAAACAATTTGAAGGGTAA
- a CDS encoding segregation/condensation protein A, with amino-acid sequence MSVQYKLEKFEGPLDLLLHLIDKSEIDIYDIPVKEITEQYMDYLKQMEKFELEITSEFLVMAATLLSIKSKMLLPKPPPIDLELDENVEDPREELVRKLIEYRKYKTIADHLRDQELERSLIFSKEPDDLSHFISDTVENPVEGLHLADLIIAFSKVIKKVEKRQSVATIRRDEISVKDRILEMMGYFKKSESKVLFSTLFESESSREFIIVTFLGLLELMKMKKIISYQNHSFDDIVIEYIDKEEVHELNTDEIDY; translated from the coding sequence TTGTCAGTACAATATAAATTAGAAAAATTTGAGGGTCCGCTTGACTTATTACTTCATTTAATTGATAAATCAGAAATTGATATTTACGATATTCCAGTGAAGGAAATCACTGAACAATATATGGACTATCTAAAACAGATGGAAAAATTTGAACTTGAAATTACCAGTGAGTTTCTTGTAATGGCAGCGACACTTTTATCAATAAAAAGTAAAATGCTGCTTCCAAAACCACCACCGATTGATTTGGAATTAGATGAGAATGTTGAAGATCCACGTGAAGAATTAGTAAGGAAATTAATTGAATATAGAAAGTATAAAACGATTGCTGATCATTTAAGAGATCAGGAATTGGAACGGAGTTTAATATTTTCTAAAGAACCTGATGATTTAAGCCATTTTATTTCAGATACAGTTGAAAACCCTGTTGAAGGTTTGCATCTTGCTGACTTGATCATCGCTTTTAGTAAAGTGATTAAAAAAGTGGAAAAACGACAATCTGTTGCAACCATTCGCAGAGATGAAATCTCAGTTAAGGATCGGATTCTTGAAATGATGGGTTATTTTAAGAAAAGTGAGAGTAAAGTTCTTTTTTCCACTTTATTTGAGAGTGAGTCGAGCAGAGAATTTATTATAGTTACATTTTTAGGTTTGTTAGAATTAATGAAAATGAAAAAAATAATAAGTTATCAGAACCATTCATTTGATGACATAGTGATTGAATACATTGATAAGGAGGAAGTGCATGAACTCAACACAGATGAAATCGATTATTGA
- the scpB gene encoding SMC-Scp complex subunit ScpB → MNSTQMKSIIEGLLFVSGDEGIDVKQIAKVIEQDEKVIIDVLKNMRSDYEKKKRGIQILELAGSYQFTTRPEHAPYFQRLAHSPSRATLSQAALETLAIIAYRQPITRVEIEDIRGVKSDRAIHTLVVKGLTHGVGRAESLGRPILYGTTKQFLDYFGINSLKDLPDQDTFENHDNLEEETNKLLEKMGMQQMTMNDLE, encoded by the coding sequence ATGAACTCAACACAGATGAAATCGATTATTGAAGGATTGTTATTTGTATCTGGGGATGAAGGCATTGATGTTAAACAAATTGCAAAAGTAATTGAACAAGATGAAAAAGTGATAATCGATGTGTTGAAGAACATGAGGTCAGATTATGAAAAGAAAAAAAGGGGGATTCAAATCTTAGAACTTGCGGGTTCATATCAGTTTACTACTCGACCTGAACATGCTCCTTATTTTCAACGGTTGGCACACTCTCCTTCAAGAGCTACTTTATCTCAGGCAGCTCTCGAGACTCTAGCTATTATTGCATACAGACAGCCAATCACTAGAGTTGAAATAGAAGATATTCGTGGTGTGAAATCTGATCGAGCCATTCATACACTGGTTGTTAAAGGATTAACACATGGAGTAGGTAGGGCGGAATCATTAGGGAGACCTATATTATACGGTACTACAAAACAGTTTTTAGACTATTTTGGTATTAATAGTTTGAAAGACTTACCTGACCAAGACACATTTGAAAATCATGATAACTTAGAAGAAGAAACGAACAAGTTACTTGAAAAAATGGGAATGCAGCAAATGACAATGAACGATTTAGAATAA
- a CDS encoding DUF2953 domain-containing protein, whose amino-acid sequence MLWLWGFLFILLILFFWALYSFIKVKISIKRIHKDDRFSVDLYLFKRLFHYQYEISLVEFRNVFEGVELKTKSSKKEDKLESEEDSLITPKNIWDYLNDAKELVTHFVGFSKFISQSMSYIHCTHLKWKTSVGIGEAPETAMLTGLIWGVNSNIIGYFINKIKMNATPKLEVHPLYNKVDIYIEAECILKIRIAHAIYIAIHFMIRLLKAKGGFKTWKSILSKG is encoded by the coding sequence ATGTTGTGGTTATGGGGATTCTTATTCATATTGCTTATTTTGTTTTTTTGGGCTTTATATAGCTTCATAAAAGTAAAAATTTCTATAAAACGAATTCATAAAGATGACCGCTTTTCTGTTGACCTATACTTATTTAAACGTTTATTTCATTATCAATATGAAATATCACTTGTTGAGTTTAGAAATGTTTTTGAAGGTGTAGAGTTAAAAACCAAAAGCTCAAAAAAAGAAGATAAATTAGAGTCAGAAGAGGACTCACTTATTACCCCAAAAAATATATGGGATTATTTAAATGATGCAAAAGAATTAGTTACACATTTTGTTGGGTTCTCCAAATTTATTTCTCAATCAATGTCTTATATTCATTGTACTCATTTAAAATGGAAAACAAGTGTAGGTATTGGAGAAGCACCAGAAACTGCAATGTTAACTGGCTTAATTTGGGGTGTGAATAGTAATATCATTGGTTACTTTATAAATAAAATTAAGATGAATGCCACACCGAAGTTAGAAGTTCATCCTTTATATAATAAAGTAGATATTTATATTGAAGCGGAGTGTATACTTAAAATTCGTATAGCACATGCTATCTATATTGCAATACATTTTATGATTCGTTTGCTAAAGGCAAAAGGAGGGTTCAAAACATGGAAGAGCATCCTATCCAAGGGTTAA
- the ytfJ gene encoding GerW family sporulation protein codes for MEEHPIQGLMITAMENIKEMVDVNTIIGDPVETPSGSIILPVSRVGFGFAAGGSEFVIRGDANSDESESNAKMPFGGGSGGGVSIVPIAFLVVDKAGVQLVSLDNQTHLLERIIDSTPQVMDKIQSLFKKDEKKDEINDHSHEKGPMM; via the coding sequence ATGGAAGAGCATCCTATCCAAGGGTTAATGATAACAGCAATGGAAAATATAAAGGAAATGGTTGATGTAAATACCATTATAGGTGATCCAGTTGAAACACCAAGTGGAAGTATCATATTACCTGTTTCAAGAGTAGGGTTTGGATTTGCAGCTGGGGGAAGTGAATTTGTTATACGAGGCGATGCAAATTCTGATGAATCTGAATCAAACGCAAAAATGCCATTTGGCGGTGGATCCGGAGGTGGAGTTTCTATTGTTCCAATTGCTTTTTTAGTTGTTGACAAAGCAGGGGTACAACTTGTTTCGTTAGATAATCAAACTCACTTACTTGAAAGAATAATTGATTCTACTCCTCAAGTTATGGATAAAATTCAATCATTGTTTAAAAAAGATGAAAAAAAAGATGAGATCAACGATCATTCACATGAAAAAGGACCGATGATGTAA
- a CDS encoding D-alanyl-D-alanine carboxypeptidase family protein, whose protein sequence is MKGIKVFFRLILILTLTFTTFSISKAESGVPTSAESFALIDVESGRIIESKQGDEQMLIASITKIMTAIVAIEDGDLSSEVTVGKNAYRKEGSSIYLHLGEKMNLQDMVYGLMLRSGNDAATAIAEHVGGSIEGFSFLMNLKAEEIGMENSNFVNPHGLNEDGHYSSANDIAKLSAYALKNPIFQEIVRTKVKKVPNPYEEWEYTWYNKNKMLALYEGADGVKTGYTKNAGRCLVSSATRNGQQLVVVTLNAPQDWADHSRLLDFGFEAYPHHYIIQEGESVQGQPYIASKSFKYPLSEEERSKVNQKLKLISPESVDYRLGERGKLQFMLNDTWIGSIPVNDVSDTLSGNSQLYSRKYMEFHIRSYMMTLKNLVKDLFTW, encoded by the coding sequence ATGAAAGGGATAAAAGTATTTTTCAGATTGATATTAATACTTACATTGACGTTTACAACCTTTTCAATAAGTAAAGCTGAATCTGGAGTCCCAACCTCTGCTGAATCGTTTGCATTAATTGATGTAGAATCTGGGAGAATTATAGAGAGCAAACAAGGGGACGAACAAATGCTTATTGCAAGCATTACTAAAATTATGACAGCAATCGTGGCGATTGAAGATGGGGACCTGTCAAGTGAGGTAACTGTAGGTAAAAACGCCTACAGAAAGGAAGGTTCATCCATTTATTTGCATTTAGGTGAAAAAATGAATTTACAAGACATGGTTTACGGTTTGATGCTTAGGTCTGGAAATGATGCTGCAACAGCTATTGCAGAGCATGTTGGTGGATCAATTGAAGGGTTTTCTTTTTTAATGAACCTAAAAGCAGAAGAAATTGGGATGGAGAATTCTAACTTTGTGAATCCACATGGATTAAATGAAGATGGACATTACTCTTCAGCAAATGATATTGCCAAATTATCGGCTTATGCATTAAAAAATCCGATATTTCAGGAAATAGTAAGAACCAAGGTTAAAAAAGTACCTAATCCATATGAGGAATGGGAATATACTTGGTACAACAAAAATAAGATGCTAGCACTTTATGAAGGGGCAGATGGAGTTAAAACGGGTTATACAAAAAATGCAGGTCGCTGTTTGGTTTCGTCAGCGACAAGAAATGGGCAGCAATTAGTTGTTGTTACTTTAAATGCCCCTCAAGATTGGGCAGATCATAGTCGGTTGCTCGATTTTGGATTTGAAGCTTATCCACATCATTACATTATACAAGAAGGGGAGTCAGTACAAGGACAGCCCTATATAGCAAGTAAATCTTTTAAGTATCCGCTATCTGAGGAAGAACGTTCTAAAGTAAATCAAAAATTGAAACTCATCAGTCCAGAATCTGTAGATTACAGACTTGGTGAAAGAGGCAAATTGCAATTTATGCTAAATGACACATGGATTGGTTCAATACCTGTAAATGATGTCAGTGATACATTAAGTGGAAATTCACAATTGTACTCCAGAAAATATATGGAATTTCATATACGCTCCTATATGATGACTTTAAAAAATTTAGTGAAGGATTTATTCACATGGTAA
- a CDS encoding nucleoside recognition domain-containing protein has protein sequence MVNLIWLFFILIGFIVAASQGNIAVFSEAVFDGAKTGVTICFSLISVLVLWLGLMRIAEDAGLLKKLSILLRPIVRFLFPTIPKDHPSIGYIMSNMSANMLGLNNAATPMGIKAMEELQKLNVNKETASPAMCTLLALNTSSITIIPTTIIAIRMANQSMDPFEIVGTTLMATAISTTAAIVVDKWYQRKALRNE, from the coding sequence ATGGTAAATTTAATCTGGTTATTTTTTATCTTAATAGGTTTTATTGTTGCTGCATCCCAAGGAAATATTGCTGTTTTTTCTGAAGCGGTATTTGATGGGGCAAAAACCGGTGTGACGATCTGTTTCAGTTTAATTAGTGTATTGGTTCTTTGGCTTGGTTTAATGAGAATTGCTGAGGATGCAGGATTATTAAAGAAACTTTCTATTTTGCTTCGTCCTATTGTTCGATTTTTATTTCCTACCATTCCAAAGGATCATCCTTCAATTGGATACATTATGTCAAATATGAGTGCCAATATGCTTGGATTAAATAATGCTGCTACACCTATGGGCATTAAAGCAATGGAAGAATTGCAAAAGTTAAATGTAAATAAAGAAACTGCTAGTCCAGCTATGTGTACTTTATTAGCATTAAATACATCCAGCATAACGATCATACCAACCACTATTATTGCAATTCGTATGGCAAATCAATCAATGGACCCATTTGAAATCGTAGGGACAACATTGATGGCTACAGCGATTTCTACAACAGCCGCGATTGTGGTAGATAAATGGTACCAAAGAAAAGCTTTACGGAACGAATGA
- a CDS encoding spore maturation protein, translating to MYGIITAISLWAIPVIIVFISLYAFFKKVPVYESFIDGAKDGFDTAIKIIPHLVGMMVAISVFRASGAMDFLLGFLHPVLNFIGVPSEVFPLAILRPITGAGSLAFTTDLIQEYGPDSMIGRIASTVQGSTDTTLYVLTVYFGAVGIRKSRYALKVGLISDMVGFAAAIIICMLVFG from the coding sequence ATGTACGGAATCATAACTGCTATATCTCTTTGGGCTATTCCGGTGATTATAGTTTTTATCTCATTATATGCTTTCTTTAAAAAGGTCCCTGTTTACGAATCCTTTATAGACGGGGCGAAAGATGGTTTTGATACGGCGATAAAAATCATTCCTCATCTTGTTGGAATGATGGTTGCCATTAGTGTTTTTAGAGCATCTGGAGCGATGGATTTTTTGTTGGGATTTCTCCATCCAGTTTTAAATTTTATAGGTGTTCCAAGTGAGGTATTTCCCTTAGCCATTTTAAGGCCCATTACTGGCGCTGGTTCACTTGCATTTACAACTGATCTTATTCAGGAGTATGGACCAGATTCAATGATTGGTAGGATTGCTTCTACTGTACAAGGCTCTACAGATACTACTCTTTATGTGCTAACAGTATACTTTGGGGCAGTAGGGATTCGTAAGAGTAGATATGCTCTAAAAGTAGGTTTAATATCAGATATGGTAGGCTTTGCTGCAGCTATAATCATTTGTATGTTAGTGTTTGGATAG
- a CDS encoding pseudouridine synthase, with amino-acid sequence MERLQKVLANAGIASRRKSEEIILAGRVEVNEKIINTLGVKVNPEEDIIKVDGKPIRSESKIYVLFHKPKGVISSVKDPEGRQVVTDYLKKVKQRVYPVGRLDYDTEGLLLLTNDGEFSNLMTHPKHHIEKTYFVTVKGIPHGSKLDRLKEGIVLDDGKTAPAEVEYHDVNPDKNESIISITIHEGKNRQVRRMFEALSVQVKRLKRVQFGFLNLQGVSRGKFRYLQTSEVKELKDLALKSHKIQNKV; translated from the coding sequence ATGGAAAGACTGCAAAAGGTACTTGCAAATGCGGGAATTGCTTCCAGAAGAAAATCAGAAGAAATTATATTAGCTGGAAGAGTGGAAGTAAATGAGAAGATAATAAATACTTTAGGGGTAAAAGTTAACCCTGAAGAAGACATAATTAAGGTAGACGGAAAACCCATTAGAAGTGAAAGCAAAATTTATGTGTTATTTCATAAACCTAAAGGAGTGATTAGCAGTGTAAAGGATCCAGAGGGCAGGCAAGTTGTAACAGATTACTTGAAAAAAGTGAAACAACGTGTATATCCAGTCGGCCGTTTGGATTATGATACTGAGGGTTTATTATTACTTACGAATGATGGAGAGTTCTCCAACTTAATGACACATCCCAAACATCATATTGAAAAGACATATTTTGTTACAGTGAAGGGTATTCCGCATGGTTCTAAGTTGGATCGTCTGAAAGAAGGCATTGTATTGGATGATGGTAAGACGGCTCCAGCTGAAGTGGAATACCATGATGTGAATCCAGATAAAAATGAATCAATTATCTCTATTACAATTCACGAAGGGAAAAACAGACAAGTTCGTAGAATGTTTGAAGCTCTTTCAGTCCAAGTGAAAAGATTGAAAAGAGTTCAATTCGGTTTTTTAAATCTTCAAGGTGTTTCTAGAGGGAAGTTTAGA